In Chloroflexota bacterium, a single genomic region encodes these proteins:
- a CDS encoding LysM peptidoglycan-binding domain-containing protein, with protein sequence MGGSRPARAGRGRNDRAAMSAYTWILAGVLLVGVVVLFFTLRWVFDSSGSSTASGTPTPVAAGTTAIASPNPISSPPPFLVPSPSPSPASSVASPPQQRVHVVEGGDTLNRIAQRYGVTIDAIMQANGFTDRNRILRIGERLVIPDAAPGSPIPR encoded by the coding sequence ATGGGCGGTTCCCGGCCGGCGCGGGCTGGCCGTGGCCGCAACGACCGTGCCGCCATGAGCGCCTACACCTGGATTCTGGCTGGCGTCCTGCTGGTCGGCGTGGTGGTGCTGTTCTTCACGCTGCGCTGGGTGTTCGACTCGTCCGGGTCGTCCACGGCCAGCGGCACGCCAACGCCGGTCGCCGCCGGCACGACGGCCATCGCCAGCCCGAACCCGATCTCCAGTCCGCCGCCGTTCCTGGTTCCGTCGCCGTCCCCATCGCCCGCGTCGAGCGTGGCATCGCCGCCGCAGCAGCGGGTGCACGTCGTGGAGGGTGGCGATACGCTGAACCGGATCGCGCAGCGCTACGGCGTCACCATCGACGCGATCATGCAGGCGAACGGCTTCACGGATCGGAACCGAATTCTTCGGATCGGCGAGCGCCTGGTCATCCCGGACGCGGCGCCAGGCAGCCCGATCCCCCGGTAG
- a CDS encoding glucose 1-dehydrogenase, which yields MKLFDLSGRVAIVTGGNGGIGLGIAQGLVECGASVVVSGRNAEKSAAAAEQLNRTRAGAAIAIECDVTVPEQVTALVSRTVDQLGGLHIMVNNAGIGIRRRPEEYTLDEYHQLMNTNMTSIFLCCQAAYFPMRDAGGGKIINIGSMASFLGHPYGPIYAASKGAVVQWSRSIAVAWAEQNIQVNCILPGWIDTELTQSARKYRTDLEARVNMRTPAGRWGTPYDLAGLACFLAAPASDYVTGTAIPVDGGYSISMP from the coding sequence ATGAAGTTGTTCGATCTGTCGGGCCGCGTGGCCATCGTCACCGGCGGCAACGGCGGCATTGGCCTCGGCATCGCGCAGGGGCTGGTCGAGTGTGGCGCGTCGGTTGTCGTCTCCGGGCGCAACGCCGAGAAGTCGGCAGCGGCCGCCGAGCAGTTGAACCGGACGCGGGCCGGCGCCGCCATCGCCATCGAGTGCGATGTGACGGTCCCCGAGCAGGTGACGGCGCTGGTGAGCCGGACGGTGGATCAGCTGGGCGGCCTGCACATCATGGTGAACAACGCCGGCATCGGGATCCGGCGGCGGCCCGAGGAGTACACGCTCGACGAGTACCACCAGTTGATGAACACCAACATGACGTCGATCTTCCTCTGCTGCCAGGCGGCCTACTTCCCGATGCGCGACGCCGGGGGTGGCAAAATCATCAACATCGGGTCGATGGCCAGCTTCCTCGGGCACCCGTACGGCCCGATCTACGCCGCCTCCAAGGGAGCGGTGGTCCAGTGGAGCCGGTCCATCGCGGTGGCCTGGGCCGAGCAGAACATCCAGGTGAACTGTATCCTGCCCGGCTGGATCGACACCGAGCTGACGCAGAGCGCGCGCAAGTACCGCACTGACCTGGAGGCGCGCGTCAACATGCGGACTCCCGCCGGCCGCTGGGGCACACCGTATGACCTGGCGGGTCTGGCCTGCTTCCTGGCCGCTCCGGCCAGCGACTACGTCACCGGCACGGCCATTCCGGTCGACGGTGGCTACTCGATCTCGATGCCGTAG
- a CDS encoding carboxymuconolactone decarboxylase family protein — protein sequence MSDENDQQALPADDGHSEAYRRGLARRNRIVGGAGTRRRRMLQAVHPDLEKVLIEFAWGTILDRPGLSERDRELITCGVLLALGRDREATTHLHAALNVGISKDELVELLIHCGVYAGFPVTMTGAGLLADVLEARGELKLPDEPAE from the coding sequence GTGAGCGACGAGAACGATCAGCAGGCTCTGCCGGCCGATGACGGCCACTCCGAGGCGTATCGTCGAGGGCTGGCTCGCCGGAACCGCATCGTGGGCGGGGCCGGCACCCGCCGCCGTCGGATGCTGCAAGCTGTCCACCCGGATCTCGAAAAGGTTCTGATCGAGTTCGCCTGGGGCACTATTCTCGACCGGCCGGGACTCAGCGAGCGGGACCGCGAGCTGATCACCTGCGGCGTGCTGCTGGCGCTCGGGCGGGATCGCGAGGCGACAACCCACCTCCACGCGGCGCTGAACGTCGGCATCAGCAAGGATGAGCTGGTCGAGCTGCTGATCCACTGCGGCGTCTACGCTGGCTTCCCCGTCACTATGACGGGCGCCGGCCTGCTGGCCGACGTTCTCGAAGCGCGCGGCGAGCTGAAGCTGCCGGACGAGCCTGCCGAGTAG
- a CDS encoding alpha/beta hydrolase, translating to MASWTRRREDVGGVTLMIRTLGADAAPIVLLHGLGVSGAVWQGIGRLIGELGRLVAPDLRGHGESDKPSAGYLPRDYVGDISALLAHEPSRPLAVIGHSLGAVVAAQLAAERPELLGKLILVDPPFDPTRSREHIEVVERLRHGRPGALEDELLRREPGIGDLYAKALADLYRSAADGAFQAALRAEAGYPSVVGMLRNVQAETLLIAADPALDAAMSADAAQRAVDALPHGTLLTIPGARHAVHASRPREFAKAVAEFVRA from the coding sequence ATGGCATCGTGGACGCGCCGCCGCGAAGATGTGGGTGGGGTCACCCTGATGATCCGCACGCTCGGCGCGGACGCCGCTCCGATCGTGCTGCTGCACGGGTTAGGCGTCTCAGGGGCGGTCTGGCAGGGTATCGGACGGCTGATCGGGGAGCTGGGGCGGCTGGTGGCACCCGACCTGCGCGGTCACGGCGAGAGCGACAAGCCCTCGGCCGGCTACCTCCCTCGTGACTACGTCGGCGACATCTCCGCGCTGCTGGCACACGAGCCGTCGCGCCCGCTGGCCGTCATCGGGCACTCACTGGGGGCGGTCGTCGCCGCGCAACTGGCCGCCGAGCGCCCGGAGCTGCTCGGCAAGCTGATCCTGGTGGATCCTCCATTCGACCCGACCCGCTCCCGCGAGCATATCGAGGTGGTCGAGCGGCTGCGTCACGGCCGCCCGGGGGCGCTGGAGGACGAGCTGCTGCGCCGCGAGCCGGGCATCGGCGATCTGTACGCGAAAGCCCTGGCCGACCTGTACCGGTCGGCCGCCGATGGTGCGTTTCAGGCAGCGCTGCGCGCCGAGGCAGGCTACCCGTCAGTTGTCGGGATGCTGCGGAACGTCCAGGCCGAGACCTTGCTGATCGCCGCCGATCCGGCCCTCGACGCAGCCATGAGCGCCGACGCCGCGCAGCGCGCCGTGGATGCGCTCCCGCACGGCACGCTGCTGACGATTCCGGGGGCGCGCCACGCGGTCCACGCCTCTCGGCCCCGCGAGTTCGCGAAGGCCGTAGCGGAGTTCGTGCGGGCGTGA
- a CDS encoding glycosyltransferase family 39 protein — protein MAAGSRLDILALGLLLALCIGARLAFYGVVPPMLNPDSAGYYVPARNLVYGDGFELGLRRTPTYPLFLAGVISFVGEDLQKIVTVQHVIFGPLLVLLTYALGRLTTGRLASLLAATLVAISGPLLLYEHYVMTEIPFGILLLALLCSLLLLVKRASLRWAAASGLLFGLLVLCRPSGQILAPLALGMLLLLPGGWRRRAAAAGLFAALALVAVVPWMAYNKATQGQFVIAGGGRFLLARTLKMDPGGFTFERPAGVVEDERTTAARNIVQEEAAKRRPGSVAQRFRDDLGLTDAEAYPLMQSFAIEAIRNRPVYFATSSVEAFVEIMVGEPINIRREGVPVADADFERRARAALRAPIYKLDANRAQAILSVYDPSRWGAAVPLLFLVGVVVAAAVPGQRWLLLPALATLALIGGSATLVGGELRYRFPQDPLIALVSVSGLVSLGTLALARLRPAARSSEPATRPSATHRPAAEPGHAPAEPAR, from the coding sequence TTGGCGGCTGGGTCTCGCCTGGACATCCTCGCGCTGGGACTGCTGCTGGCGCTGTGCATCGGCGCGCGGCTGGCCTTCTACGGGGTCGTACCCCCGATGTTGAACCCCGACAGCGCCGGCTACTACGTGCCGGCGAGGAACCTCGTCTACGGCGACGGCTTCGAACTCGGCCTGCGGCGCACGCCGACCTACCCGCTGTTCCTGGCCGGCGTGATCTCGTTCGTGGGCGAGGATCTTCAGAAGATCGTGACGGTCCAGCACGTCATCTTCGGGCCGCTGCTGGTGCTGTTGACCTACGCGCTGGGCCGTCTCACGACCGGCCGGCTGGCGAGCCTGCTCGCGGCGACGCTGGTGGCGATCTCCGGCCCGTTGCTGCTCTACGAGCACTACGTCATGACGGAGATCCCGTTCGGCATCTTGCTGCTGGCGCTGCTGTGCAGCTTGCTGCTCCTGGTGAAGCGCGCGAGCCTGCGCTGGGCGGCGGCGTCAGGGCTGCTGTTCGGCCTGCTGGTGCTCTGTCGGCCGTCCGGCCAGATCCTGGCGCCGCTGGCGCTCGGCATGCTGCTCCTGCTGCCCGGCGGCTGGCGCAGGCGGGCCGCCGCCGCTGGCCTGTTCGCCGCCCTGGCGCTCGTCGCGGTCGTGCCGTGGATGGCCTATAACAAGGCGACGCAGGGCCAGTTCGTCATCGCCGGGGGCGGGCGGTTCTTGCTGGCCCGCACCCTGAAGATGGACCCCGGCGGCTTCACCTTCGAGAGGCCGGCCGGCGTGGTCGAGGACGAGCGGACGACCGCCGCGCGCAACATCGTGCAGGAGGAGGCCGCCAAGCGCCGACCGGGCTCGGTGGCCCAGCGCTTCCGCGACGACCTCGGCCTGACCGACGCCGAAGCGTACCCGCTGATGCAGAGCTTCGCCATCGAGGCGATCCGCAACCGGCCGGTCTACTTCGCGACCAGCTCCGTTGAGGCGTTCGTCGAGATCATGGTGGGCGAGCCGATCAACATTCGACGCGAGGGGGTGCCTGTCGCCGATGCCGACTTCGAGCGGCGGGCGCGAGCGGCCCTGCGCGCCCCGATCTACAAGCTCGACGCGAACCGTGCCCAGGCGATCCTGTCGGTCTACGACCCGTCACGCTGGGGCGCGGCTGTCCCGCTGCTCTTTCTGGTCGGGGTGGTGGTCGCCGCCGCCGTGCCGGGGCAGCGCTGGCTGCTGCTGCCGGCGCTGGCCACGCTGGCGCTGATCGGCGGCTCGGCCACGCTGGTCGGCGGCGAGCTGCGCTACCGCTTTCCGCAGGATCCGCTGATCGCACTGGTGAGTGTGTCCGGCCTGGTGAGCCTCGGAACGCTCGCCCTGGCGCGGCTGCGCCCGGCGGCGCGCTCGTCCGAGCCGGCGACGAGACCGAGCGCCACCCATCGACCCGCCGCCGAGCCGGGCCACGCTCCGGCCGAACCGGCGCGCTAG
- a CDS encoding glycosyltransferase family 39 protein codes for MSRPAGSGRPWAGLPEGRVVWLLLAAIVLLALGLRVAFSFRAPPFVTNDSLSYLLPGFDLVHGGTFAPILKRPPLYSLFIGGVIAAFGEELRVLMLVQHLMGVGTVLLTFGIGRLLFGASAGLLAALLTALSGPLIVTEHYLMSETLFGLLLAGSLLTYLGALRVERLTTRLWLLALAGVLLSLAALTRPIAQVVLALLLAALPLLLPRWRPALLGAGLLAAVFVLVALPWMLRNQAVQGTFAIAGGSGEGLAVRTIRYEQKFDFKAPPGGDPDRLTSRARSIYRDEAEDGSAFELAKRLRVELGITEIEAERFMRTFALQAILKQPGYYLLGTADMFVQTFVGRPVRLRQDWLPWRNIAWEERVQHLLPEPTPVEARSFTTAERLATLYDPAPFAPALALLSLLGIVLAARQRRWDAVMVGVLVYGLLLAGAALIGIEWRYRFPLDPLINVLAAGGLTSLVGALATRVHRPTTPTSPAVAQASGSGT; via the coding sequence ATGTCCAGGCCGGCCGGTTCTGGCCGGCCCTGGGCGGGCCTGCCTGAGGGACGGGTCGTCTGGCTGCTGCTCGCGGCCATCGTGCTGCTGGCGTTGGGCCTGCGAGTGGCGTTCTCGTTTCGCGCGCCGCCGTTTGTCACCAACGACAGTCTCAGCTATCTGCTGCCGGGCTTCGACCTCGTGCATGGCGGCACGTTCGCGCCGATCCTCAAGCGTCCGCCGCTCTACTCGCTGTTCATCGGCGGGGTGATCGCCGCGTTCGGCGAGGAGCTGCGGGTGCTGATGCTCGTGCAGCACCTGATGGGCGTCGGCACGGTGCTGCTGACGTTCGGCATCGGCCGGCTGCTGTTCGGCGCCAGTGCTGGCCTGCTGGCGGCATTGCTGACCGCCCTCAGCGGCCCGCTGATCGTCACCGAGCACTACCTGATGAGCGAGACCCTGTTCGGCCTCCTGCTGGCGGGGAGCCTGCTGACCTACCTGGGCGCTCTCCGCGTCGAACGCCTGACGACGAGGCTCTGGCTGCTGGCGCTCGCGGGCGTGCTGCTGTCGCTGGCCGCGCTGACGCGCCCCATCGCGCAGGTGGTTCTGGCGTTGCTGTTGGCGGCCTTGCCGCTGCTCCTGCCGCGCTGGCGGCCGGCCCTGCTCGGCGCTGGCCTGCTGGCCGCCGTGTTCGTGCTGGTGGCGCTGCCCTGGATGCTCCGCAACCAGGCCGTGCAGGGGACGTTCGCCATCGCCGGCGGCTCGGGCGAAGGATTGGCCGTCCGAACGATCCGCTACGAGCAGAAGTTCGACTTCAAAGCGCCGCCCGGCGGTGACCCTGATCGGCTGACCTCGCGGGCGCGCAGCATCTACCGTGACGAGGCTGAGGACGGCTCGGCGTTCGAGTTGGCGAAGCGCCTGCGCGTCGAGCTTGGCATCACCGAGATCGAGGCCGAGCGCTTCATGCGGACGTTCGCGCTGCAAGCGATCCTGAAGCAGCCGGGCTACTACCTGCTGGGCACGGCGGATATGTTCGTGCAGACCTTCGTGGGTCGGCCGGTCCGCCTGCGGCAGGACTGGCTCCCCTGGCGGAACATCGCCTGGGAGGAGCGCGTCCAGCATCTCCTGCCAGAGCCGACCCCCGTCGAGGCGCGCAGCTTCACCACCGCCGAGCGGCTGGCCACACTCTACGATCCGGCCCCCTTCGCGCCGGCCCTGGCCCTGCTGAGCCTGCTCGGCATCGTGCTGGCCGCCCGCCAGCGTCGATGGGATGCCGTGATGGTCGGCGTCCTGGTCTACGGGCTGCTGCTGGCCGGCGCGGCGCTGATCGGCATCGAATGGCGGTACCGCTTCCCGCTGGACCCGCTCATCAACGTGCTGGCGGCCGGCGGGCTGACGTCCCTGGTGGGAGCGCTCGCCACGCGTGTTCACCGACCCACGACCCCGACGTCGCCGGCCGTCGCCCAGGCGAGCGGATCGGGCACGTGA
- a CDS encoding metal-sulfur cluster assembly factor, translating to MSTEQESTAQAAALPSEHEIMQALRAVYDPELGISIVDLGLVYGVNTVEDEKKVIVDMTLTTPACPLGPMIQTQAHAVLTTTFPAIKDVNMNLVWTPRWDPRTMASEEAKVELGIW from the coding sequence ATGTCTACTGAGCAAGAGAGCACCGCGCAGGCTGCCGCGCTGCCGTCCGAGCACGAGATCATGCAGGCGTTGCGCGCCGTGTACGACCCCGAACTGGGCATCAGCATCGTCGATTTGGGGCTGGTGTACGGCGTCAACACGGTTGAGGACGAGAAGAAGGTGATCGTCGATATGACGCTCACCACCCCGGCCTGCCCGCTCGGCCCGATGATCCAGACCCAGGCGCACGCTGTCTTGACCACGACGTTCCCGGCCATCAAGGACGTGAACATGAATCTCGTCTGGACGCCGCGCTGGGATCCGCGCACGATGGCGAGTGAGGAAGCGAAGGTCGAGCTGGGCATCTGGTAG
- a CDS encoding CoA transferase, with protein MPADAPLSAADAPHALEGLHVLDLSTFIAGPFCGGLLAEYGADVIKVEQPGSGDSLRELGHKAKGRGLFWALEARGRRSITLNLREPRGQELALKLIAQSDIVIENFRPGTLERWNLGFERMQSANPGVILVRVSAYGQTGPYASRPGFGRIAQAFGGLTYLAGHPDRPPVNPGSATLADYAAGLFSTTAALAALDHRRRTGQGQQIDVSLYESIFRLCDVLALEYDALGTVRERKGSDAHAAPHNHYPTGDDKWIAIACTNDRLFRRLNGVMGEHGWGDDPSLATMGLRAARRAELDERVSAWTRRYTLAELRDLLDAAEVPNAPISSIADIVAEPHVQARGTLTTIDDPEIGPVLMPAPVPRLSLTPARVPRPAPLLGEHNGEVYGSLGLSPDEIESLRREGII; from the coding sequence ATGCCAGCCGACGCCCCGTTGTCCGCCGCTGACGCCCCCCACGCCCTCGAGGGGCTGCATGTCCTCGACCTGTCGACGTTCATCGCCGGTCCGTTCTGCGGCGGCCTCCTGGCCGAGTACGGCGCGGACGTGATCAAGGTCGAGCAGCCGGGCAGCGGCGACTCGCTGCGCGAGCTGGGCCATAAGGCGAAGGGGCGCGGGCTGTTCTGGGCGCTCGAAGCGCGCGGGCGTCGCTCGATCACGTTGAACCTGCGCGAGCCGCGCGGCCAGGAGCTGGCCCTCAAGCTGATCGCTCAGAGCGACATCGTGATCGAGAACTTCCGTCCGGGCACCCTCGAACGGTGGAATCTGGGCTTCGAGCGGATGCAGTCGGCCAACCCGGGCGTGATCCTGGTGCGGGTCTCCGCCTACGGCCAGACGGGGCCGTATGCCAGCCGTCCGGGCTTCGGACGGATCGCGCAGGCGTTCGGCGGCCTCACCTACCTGGCAGGGCATCCGGACCGGCCGCCAGTCAACCCTGGATCGGCCACGCTCGCGGACTACGCGGCGGGTCTGTTCTCCACGACGGCAGCCCTGGCCGCGCTCGACCACCGACGGCGCACGGGCCAGGGTCAGCAGATCGACGTCTCGCTGTATGAGTCGATCTTCCGCCTGTGCGACGTGCTGGCCTTGGAGTACGACGCCCTCGGAACGGTCCGTGAGCGCAAGGGCTCGGACGCCCACGCTGCGCCGCATAACCACTACCCGACCGGCGACGACAAGTGGATCGCCATCGCCTGCACCAACGACCGGCTGTTCCGCCGCCTGAACGGGGTCATGGGTGAGCACGGCTGGGGCGACGACCCGTCTCTTGCGACGATGGGCCTGCGCGCGGCCCGCCGTGCGGAGCTTGACGAGCGGGTCTCGGCCTGGACGCGCCGCTACACCCTGGCAGAGCTGCGCGACCTGCTGGACGCCGCTGAGGTGCCGAACGCCCCGATCTCCAGCATCGCGGACATCGTGGCCGAGCCGCACGTCCAGGCACGCGGCACGCTCACCACGATTGACGATCCCGAGATCGGGCCGGTGCTGATGCCGGCCCCGGTCCCGCGCCTCTCGTTGACGCCGGCGCGGGTGCCGCGCCCGGCCCCGCTGCTCGGGGAGCACAACGGGGAGGTGTACGGATCGCTCGGCCTGTCGCCTGACGAGATCGAGTCGCTGCGGCGCGAGGGGATCATCTGA
- a CDS encoding pyridoxal-phosphate dependent enzyme, with product MVHVPRTYPYGPDLIPAAPDAGEGMWRWRGLLPLDGHGVYPLQIGGTPLVGSAGLRAALGLPRLWLKDETRTPTGSNKDRATALCAVDAVRTGATAIACASSGNVACSLAAGAAAMGLQAYIFVSARTVSPAKVQFMRSFGATVLLVDAPYETAYRLCDAACERFGWYNRNTATSPLPMQAKKTVAFEVWEQLGRAMPDVVYLPVGDGVTLAAFVRGCEELIRCGVADRLPRVVGVQVSGASPLVRAVAAGRTRWEPMATQTFADGIDVGDPYFGQEALEAVQRTGGSWLSVTDDDLRTAIATLARGAGLLAEPAGAAALAGVIVDRDRLAASGESVVALVSGTGLKDQRWLPADGGRAVPIPPTLDAVNSALMAR from the coding sequence ATGGTTCACGTGCCGCGGACCTATCCGTATGGTCCTGATCTGATCCCTGCCGCGCCAGACGCTGGCGAGGGTATGTGGCGCTGGCGGGGGCTCCTGCCGCTCGACGGCCACGGCGTCTACCCGCTGCAGATCGGCGGAACACCGCTCGTCGGGTCGGCGGGGCTGCGGGCGGCGCTCGGGCTGCCGCGCCTCTGGCTCAAGGACGAGACGCGCACGCCGACCGGCTCAAACAAAGACCGGGCGACGGCGTTGTGCGCGGTCGACGCCGTTCGGACCGGAGCGACCGCGATCGCCTGCGCGTCGAGCGGCAACGTGGCCTGTTCGCTGGCGGCCGGCGCGGCGGCGATGGGCTTGCAGGCGTACATCTTCGTCTCGGCGCGGACGGTCTCGCCGGCCAAGGTCCAGTTTATGCGCTCGTTCGGGGCGACGGTCCTGCTGGTCGACGCGCCCTACGAGACGGCCTACCGCCTCTGTGACGCTGCCTGCGAGCGATTCGGCTGGTACAACCGGAACACGGCCACCAGCCCGCTGCCGATGCAGGCGAAGAAGACCGTCGCGTTCGAGGTCTGGGAGCAGCTTGGCCGGGCGATGCCCGACGTGGTCTACCTGCCCGTCGGCGACGGCGTCACGCTGGCGGCGTTCGTCCGCGGCTGCGAGGAGCTGATTCGTTGCGGAGTCGCCGACCGACTGCCGCGCGTGGTCGGGGTGCAGGTCAGCGGGGCGTCGCCGCTCGTGCGCGCGGTGGCGGCCGGCCGTACCCGGTGGGAGCCGATGGCCACACAGACGTTCGCGGACGGCATCGACGTCGGCGATCCGTACTTCGGGCAGGAAGCGCTCGAAGCCGTGCAGCGGACGGGCGGCTCGTGGCTGTCGGTCACCGACGACGACCTGCGGACGGCCATCGCGACGCTCGCCCGCGGCGCCGGCCTGCTGGCTGAGCCGGCCGGGGCGGCGGCGCTGGCCGGTGTGATCGTGGACCGCGACCGGCTGGCGGCGTCGGGCGAGTCGGTGGTGGCCCTGGTGAGCGGCACCGGCCTCAAGGATCAGCGCTGGCTGCCGGCGGACGGCGGGCGCGCCGTGCCGATCCCGCCGACGCTGGACGCCGTCAACTCGGCCCTCATGGCTCGCTAG
- a CDS encoding dual specificity protein phosphatase family protein yields the protein MRKFDFYGAAADERGVVRWYNFAGKLWLRGVARILEYTTKLNRQSLNLSRITPQLVVGGSIPVRSYGRLKAMGVTAVIDLREEAKDDEAALAKHGIELLHLPATDRYAASQDQLRTGAEWALERIQRGGQVYAHCKHGVGRGPLMGLAIMVAQGETASAALRKLRSMRWQAAPNDRQLAALLEFERDWTGRDAHLLPTDANGAPKASAG from the coding sequence ATGCGGAAGTTTGATTTTTACGGAGCCGCGGCTGACGAGCGGGGCGTTGTGCGCTGGTACAACTTCGCAGGGAAGCTCTGGCTGCGCGGCGTCGCGCGGATTCTTGAGTACACCACGAAGCTCAATCGCCAGAGCCTGAACCTGTCGCGGATCACGCCGCAACTGGTGGTCGGCGGCTCGATCCCGGTGCGCTCGTACGGGCGGCTCAAGGCGATGGGCGTGACGGCGGTCATCGACCTGCGCGAGGAAGCCAAAGACGACGAGGCGGCGCTGGCGAAACACGGTATCGAGCTGCTTCACCTCCCGGCAACGGACCGCTACGCCGCCAGTCAGGATCAGCTGCGGACGGGCGCTGAGTGGGCGCTGGAGCGCATCCAGCGCGGCGGACAGGTCTACGCCCACTGCAAGCACGGCGTTGGGCGCGGGCCACTGATGGGACTGGCAATCATGGTGGCGCAGGGGGAGACGGCCAGCGCCGCCCTCCGCAAGCTGCGCTCGATGCGCTGGCAGGCCGCCCCGAACGACCGTCAGCTTGCAGCACTGCTGGAGTTCGAGCGCGACTGGACGGGCCGCGACGCACACCTGCTGCCGACCGACGCAAACGGCGCACCAAAGGCGTCGGCAGGCTAG
- a CDS encoding ABC transporter permease produces MPTAAPTPAEAAPLAASRLADRHPVGPEHEVVTRIRPPAPGFGVDLAELWQYRHLFAALVWRNVRIEFDATRLGSIWAVARPVLFTLVFVLFRGFSGANTRVDLPYALYVFSGLVLWTYFLDAATSSAGAIRVDSALLTKVYYPRLLTPLVPVVAALISIGIAAVPLIGMMVWFGVHPGWQLILLPLVLVQAMALSLGVGTIISSMSIENRDWERALAFILSVGLWMSPVIYAPSMIPEPFSTLYHLNPMVGVLLSFRAALFDGFPLPAWEWGYSWLCTLAILAVGIWAFRRSEASLADRL; encoded by the coding sequence ATGCCAACCGCTGCCCCCACGCCGGCCGAGGCCGCTCCTCTGGCCGCATCACGGCTTGCCGACCGCCATCCGGTCGGCCCTGAGCACGAGGTCGTGACCCGCATTCGACCGCCGGCCCCAGGTTTCGGCGTCGATCTGGCCGAGCTGTGGCAGTATCGACACCTGTTCGCAGCGCTCGTCTGGCGCAACGTCCGCATCGAGTTCGACGCCACCCGGCTCGGCTCGATCTGGGCTGTCGCGCGGCCGGTCCTGTTCACCCTGGTGTTCGTACTGTTCCGAGGCTTCTCGGGCGCCAACACCCGGGTTGACCTGCCGTATGCGCTCTACGTCTTCAGTGGGCTGGTGCTCTGGACCTACTTTCTGGACGCCGCGACGTCGTCGGCGGGCGCGATCCGGGTGGACTCGGCCCTGCTGACGAAGGTCTACTATCCGCGCCTGCTGACGCCGCTGGTGCCAGTCGTCGCGGCGTTGATCTCCATCGGGATTGCCGCCGTGCCGCTCATCGGCATGATGGTCTGGTTCGGGGTTCATCCCGGCTGGCAGCTGATCCTGCTGCCGCTGGTGCTGGTGCAGGCGATGGCCCTGTCGCTTGGCGTCGGCACCATCATCTCGTCGATGTCGATTGAGAATCGGGACTGGGAACGGGCGCTGGCCTTCATCCTGAGCGTGGGCCTGTGGATGTCCCCGGTCATCTACGCGCCGAGCATGATCCCCGAGCCGTTCTCGACGCTCTACCACCTGAATCCGATGGTCGGCGTGCTGCTGTCGTTCCGGGCCGCCCTCTTCGACGGCTTCCCACTGCCGGCCTGGGAGTGGGGCTACTCCTGGCTCTGCACACTGGCGATCCTGGCGGTCGGCATCTGGGCGTTCCGACGCTCCGAAGCCTCGCTGGCGGACCGGCTCTGA